Within the uncultured Draconibacterium sp. genome, the region GTCTTTTTGCAAATGCGGACTGTGGCATCCTTTGCACCGGTTCGGGCAATTGGTAATATTTACTGCCAGTGTAACTTCGTTCGGAATTTCCTGAAAAACGATATCGTAGTTGTAATATTTAAGCATATTCTTCCACTTTTTCTTCCTTATTCTTTTGTGCGTAATAGCGTTTTGCGGCTTCTTTTTGGCGTGCATCAGAGAAACTGCTCACTCTTTTCATGTAACCAATTATCCGGGTTAAATAGTCAATATTATTGGTATTACATTTAGGGCATTCTTTTAAATAGCGTTTGTCAATATGCCCGCATTCATTACAAATGGTATTCGGAATATTAAAAGTGAAATAATTGCAACCTTCTTTGGCAGCTACCCGAAGCAGTTGCCGGTATTGTGCTGTACTTAAATGTTCTTCCAGGTTCATGTGCAATGCAGAGCCCCCTGTTAGGTGTTCGATATATTTTTTTCCGTGAACCTTGAATCTATCAATTACATTCAACGACTCATCTTCCACTACATAAAAATAACTGTTGTAGCAATCGCGTGGCACATAATAACCATCCTCCCGATCCCATTTTGCATGTTTTACGCCAACATTTTCTGCAGGTATCATTTCGCAATTAAACAGGGTGTCTTTTGTGCGGTATTTTTTATTGTATGTTTCAATTAAACCAAGTACTTCGCTGGTAAATGCTGCGTATTCAGGATTATCGTTTATTTCAATTCCTAAAAATTCGGCTGCTTCAACCAGGCCGTTTACACCAATGGTAAGGTACTGGCGGCCCATGTTTATGTAACCGGCATCAAACAACGGGAGCATGCCTTTTTCCTGTAATTCCTTTAAATTTTCGTTGTAACCCAACTGTACTTTATGCACCAGGTCAACCACTTCTTCGAGGAAATTAATGTAAGGAATCTGTTCTTTTTTCGCTTGTTGTACACAGCGGTTCAGGTTGATTGTGAGCACACTTTTTGATCCGGTTGATACGCCCCCGGCACCCAGAGTGTAGCTAAAACCGTTGTCCTGAATTTCATTACGTAAACGGCAACACGAGCTTAAACTGTCGGCATTATCGCTTAAATAGGTGAAAAAAGAGTGGCCTTCGGCATACATTTTTGCAGTGAAATCGCCATATTCTTCATCTTTTGTATCGCCGTTCTCTGTTAGCATTGCCATTGTTTCTACCGGGAAAGTCAGCATGGTTTTCGTCCGTTCCTGGTTAAACCAAACCATAAAACGTTTTTGTAACCAGTTTAACGATTCCCATTCAGGTTTGCTTCCGTCCGGGAAAACAAATTCGCTGAACAGGCTTTCAAAATAATACTTGTCGTAATACGCAATATTCCAGAATACGGCCTGGAAATTTCGTGCTCCGGTTGGTTGATTAAGCGAATAAACAATCTGCTCAAAACAATCTGTTATCACTTTGTCAATAGAACGTTTCCTTGCCGATAAATCAGCGGTTTCGTGGCTGTGCTTGTAGTAATCGTTGCCATATTCTTTTCCCACGAAGTAGTTCATATACATCAGGAATTCGGGAGTTGCACAGGCACCGCTTAACATACTTGAAACGATAAATACCATGTTGATAAAACCACCGCAAAACGATTTCAAATTTGTTGGAGCAGTAGAATTGCCACCAATTTTCGATGTCCCCTCCAACAGCCACGGATACATGGTTATACTGGCACAATAGGGAGCTAGGCTGGTTTCGTCGTTTTTGTAAATGTAATGTTGACTTAAAAAATTGAGGTATTTATTCGATAACTCTTTACCAAACATATCCGAAAGGCGGTCGGTGAGTAAGCGGCGGTTTAAACGGATAAAATTTCCTTTCGGGAGTTCGCCAATAAGTGTTGCAATGTTCTTTTTATCGACATTGGCATTAGCATCGAATTTGCTTCCACTGGCAGCATTCCCGGCAGCACAATATTCAATCAGAAATTTAATACGATCTCGGGTTTCTCGATCTTCCGAATGTTTCTGGCGATAAAGCATATACGATTTAGCCACGGCAAAATAATTTTCGGCCATTAACGAACGCTCCACCTGGTTCTGAATTTCTTCAACATTCATATCTTCCTGAATATTTACCCGGTGCAGAATGTTGGTAAGGTCGTCATCACATGCAAAACTTCCTACAGAAAGGAAAGCTTTCCGAATGGCGTTTTTAATTTTATTCATGGAAAACGGAACCCGCTTTCCGTCTCTTTTTACGATTGAG harbors:
- the nrdD gene encoding anaerobic ribonucleoside-triphosphate reductase; protein product: MSSTQISIVKRDGKRVPFSMNKIKNAIRKAFLSVGSFACDDDLTNILHRVNIQEDMNVEEIQNQVERSLMAENYFAVAKSYMLYRQKHSEDRETRDRIKFLIEYCAAGNAASGSKFDANANVDKKNIATLIGELPKGNFIRLNRRLLTDRLSDMFGKELSNKYLNFLSQHYIYKNDETSLAPYCASITMYPWLLEGTSKIGGNSTAPTNLKSFCGGFINMVFIVSSMLSGACATPEFLMYMNYFVGKEYGNDYYKHSHETADLSARKRSIDKVITDCFEQIVYSLNQPTGARNFQAVFWNIAYYDKYYFESLFSEFVFPDGSKPEWESLNWLQKRFMVWFNQERTKTMLTFPVETMAMLTENGDTKDEEYGDFTAKMYAEGHSFFTYLSDNADSLSSCCRLRNEIQDNGFSYTLGAGGVSTGSKSVLTINLNRCVQQAKKEQIPYINFLEEVVDLVHKVQLGYNENLKELQEKGMLPLFDAGYINMGRQYLTIGVNGLVEAAEFLGIEINDNPEYAAFTSEVLGLIETYNKKYRTKDTLFNCEMIPAENVGVKHAKWDREDGYYVPRDCYNSYFYVVEDESLNVIDRFKVHGKKYIEHLTGGSALHMNLEEHLSTAQYRQLLRVAAKEGCNYFTFNIPNTICNECGHIDKRYLKECPKCNTNNIDYLTRIIGYMKRVSSFSDARQKEAAKRYYAQKNKEEKVEEYA